A single region of the Amia ocellicauda isolate fAmiCal2 chromosome 8, fAmiCal2.hap1, whole genome shotgun sequence genome encodes:
- the LOC136754635 gene encoding C-X-C motif chemokine 11-6 — protein MNCALGLICLTLILSAAVEGFSLYDRDRCMCRGRKIDSVQLPNIFKLELLPKSLTCDKVEIVVVLKSTREKKCLNPDSEFTKNLVKIMLKKRLG, from the exons ATGAACTGTGCTTTAGGACTCATCTGTCTCACCTTGATTTTGTCAGCAGCAGTTGAAG GATTCTCCCTGTACGACAGAGACCGATGCATGTGTAGGGGAAGGAAGATAGACTCTGTCCAGCTGCCAAATATCTTCAAGTTAGAACTACTGCCCAAGAGCCTAACATGTGACAAAGTGGAGATTGT TGTGGTATTGAAGAGCACGAGGGAGAAGAAATGTCTGAACCCAGATTCCGAATTTACGAAGAATCTTGTCAAAATAATGTTAAAGAAAAG gCTTGGCTAG